In Paenibacillus sonchi, the genomic stretch CGGCGCGGACGCGGGAAGGGAACCCCGACGGTATGCAGGACGGAGCCGGGACGTCCGGAAAAGACGTAGATGCGGCTGGAGAGGAGCAGCGCCTCCTCGATATTATGGGTAATGAACAGCACGGAGCGGCGGTTCTCCTCCCACAGCTCCAGCAGCCAGCGCTGCATTTCGCTGCGCGTCAGCGCATCCAGCGCGCTGAACGGCTCGTCCAGCAGCATCAGTTCCTGCGGCGCCAGCAGCGCCCGCAGAAAAGCAGCCCGCTGCTGCATGCCGCCAGACAGCATATGCGGGTAGGCGCGTTCGAACCCGCCAAGGCCGACCTTGTCCAGCCAATGGCGGGCGGCGGCCCGCGCTTCAGCCCGCGGCTCGCCCTTCAGCTCACCCGCGAGCAGGACGTTGTCTTCGATGGTCCGCCACGGGAACAGCGCGGGCTGCTGGGGCATATAGC encodes the following:
- a CDS encoding ABC transporter ATP-binding protein; translated protein: MAEAPPALEVNGVTKAFFHRRRETLVLDQVSLKVEPQEFVSIVGPSGCGKSTLFHIIGGLEQPDAGTISMNGKPVTGQRGEISYMPQQPALFPWRTIEDNVLLAGELKGEPRAEARAAARHWLDKVGLGGFERAYPHMLSGGMQQRAAFLRALLAPQELMLLDEPFSALDALTRSEMQRWLLELWEENRRSVLFITHNIEEALLLSSRIYVFSGRPGSVLHTVGVPFPRPRREEITESPEFLQLKRQLSQWMREEQAKVAKAVKTAK